The following coding sequences are from one Bradyrhizobium sp. WSM471 window:
- a CDS encoding HAMP domain-containing sensor histidine kinase: protein MARIGPHAGFRAGIRARSPTFKSLIWRIVFLHIVAVAVVAIFLPLVLFWLLNSEIDQLHRDAMRAQAEVLAERIVAQHDGLLTFNLPDSLKGLYSEAYGRYQYDIRDAEGNLLFSSRRKTGTAPAAPPPLSETISGAGVTRTIDGKVMRIRVAEDLAHRDVIIDDIVSNFFRRVGWITIPILLVLLGIDIIIFRRAVAPLWKASEEASNIGPARTDIRLPTEQIPREIMPLVTAVNQALDRLEDGFRVQRQFTADAAHQLRTPLAILRTRIETLGDGAARQALHADIEGMSRIVAQLLEIAELDTLVLDPGETADLRAVCAEVVGSIAPLAIAQHKDIALRGTEAPVLIHGNAVMLQRAIFNLAENAIKFTAKDTSVDVDVSEDGAVRVRDCGPGIAEAERELIFHRFWRADRQRSDGAGLGLSIVRAVADDHAATVAVENLPGGGAQFTLRFRLAEKSGDVELNVVRH, encoded by the coding sequence GTGGCGCGGATCGGACCTCACGCCGGATTCCGCGCCGGGATCCGTGCGAGGTCGCCGACGTTCAAATCGCTGATCTGGCGCATCGTGTTCCTGCACATCGTGGCGGTCGCGGTGGTCGCAATCTTCCTGCCGCTGGTGCTGTTCTGGCTGCTCAATTCCGAAATCGACCAGCTGCATCGCGATGCCATGCGCGCGCAGGCCGAGGTGTTGGCCGAGCGCATCGTCGCCCAGCACGACGGGTTGTTGACGTTCAACCTGCCGGACAGTCTCAAGGGCCTTTATTCGGAAGCCTATGGTCGCTACCAATACGACATTCGCGATGCCGAGGGGAATCTGCTGTTTTCGTCGCGGCGCAAGACCGGTACTGCCCCGGCCGCGCCGCCGCCGCTCTCCGAGACGATTTCAGGTGCCGGCGTCACCCGCACCATCGACGGCAAGGTGATGCGCATTCGCGTCGCGGAGGATCTGGCGCACCGCGACGTCATCATCGACGACATCGTGTCGAACTTCTTCCGGCGGGTCGGGTGGATCACCATTCCGATCCTGCTGGTCCTGCTCGGCATCGACATCATCATTTTTCGCCGCGCTGTCGCGCCGCTCTGGAAGGCCTCCGAGGAGGCGAGCAATATCGGCCCGGCGCGCACCGACATCCGCCTGCCGACGGAGCAGATTCCGCGCGAGATCATGCCGCTCGTCACCGCCGTCAACCAGGCGCTCGACCGCCTCGAGGACGGCTTTCGGGTGCAGCGGCAGTTCACCGCCGACGCCGCGCACCAATTGCGCACGCCGCTCGCGATCCTGCGCACGCGGATCGAGACGCTCGGCGACGGCGCTGCAAGGCAGGCGCTGCATGCCGACATCGAGGGCATGAGCCGCATCGTCGCGCAGCTGCTGGAGATCGCCGAACTCGACACGTTGGTGCTCGATCCCGGCGAGACTGCAGATTTGCGCGCGGTCTGCGCCGAGGTGGTCGGTTCGATCGCGCCGCTCGCGATCGCGCAGCACAAGGATATCGCGCTGAGGGGCACCGAGGCGCCGGTGCTGATCCACGGCAATGCCGTGATGCTCCAGCGCGCGATCTTCAACCTCGCCGAAAACGCCATCAAGTTCACGGCAAAGGACACGTCGGTCGATGTCGATGTGAGCGAGGACGGTGCGGTGCGCGTGCGCGATTGCGGACCGGGAATTGCGGAAGCCGAGCGCGAATTGATCTTCCACCGCTTCTGGCGCGCCGACCGTCAGCGCAGCGACGGCGCCGGCCTCGGGCTCTCGATCGTGCGCGCCGTCGCGGATGATCACGCCGCGACGGTTGCGGTGGAGAACCTTCCGGGAGGCGGCGCGCAGTTCACGCTGCGTTTCAGGCTGGCGGAGAAGTCGGGCGACGTTGAATTGAACGTGGTGCGGCACTGA
- a CDS encoding sensor histidine kinase has protein sequence MPLWHEKHLRAATRAAGVALWSWNVDTDAITMDEPAYDLWEVPKGEQKITFEILSKNIHPADLERVRSAFAATRAVVGSYEIDFRILTGSDIRWISARGQGDDADIADRTMFGIFLDVTQRKQAEEANELLAGEMSHRLKNLLTIATALTQMSSRSAASKEDMAQELTSRLIALGRAQDLVRPVLGRNREGTLLGDLISVLLAPYDEKGASVRIRVSVPKMNVGETSSTALALVMHELATNSAKYGALSLSSGTLDVSCNAHEDEVVVKWTERGGPPVVAPTKLEGFGSKLVHRSMAAQLGGAITFDWSEEGVVVILRMSKDRLAN, from the coding sequence ATGCCCTTGTGGCACGAAAAGCACCTCCGGGCTGCCACTCGCGCCGCCGGTGTCGCTCTATGGTCCTGGAACGTTGATACCGACGCCATCACCATGGATGAACCCGCGTACGACCTTTGGGAGGTGCCCAAGGGCGAGCAGAAAATTACGTTCGAGATACTGTCCAAAAACATCCACCCCGCAGATCTCGAGAGGGTGAGATCGGCATTTGCGGCTACTCGCGCAGTCGTAGGCTCCTACGAAATAGATTTTCGTATTCTGACGGGAAGCGATATCCGTTGGATTTCCGCTCGGGGCCAAGGCGACGATGCCGATATAGCCGATCGAACCATGTTCGGTATTTTCCTAGATGTAACCCAACGCAAGCAAGCTGAGGAAGCCAACGAGCTACTGGCGGGCGAGATGAGCCACCGCCTGAAAAACCTTCTAACCATCGCAACGGCGCTTACTCAAATGAGCTCGCGCTCGGCAGCATCCAAAGAAGATATGGCCCAGGAACTGACCAGTCGCCTGATCGCCCTTGGGCGTGCTCAGGACCTTGTTCGTCCGGTACTAGGACGAAATAGAGAGGGAACGCTTCTTGGAGACCTCATCTCTGTTCTGCTTGCGCCGTACGATGAAAAGGGAGCCAGCGTTCGTATTCGTGTCTCGGTCCCCAAGATGAACGTGGGAGAGACTTCCAGCACAGCACTCGCCTTGGTGATGCATGAACTGGCAACCAACTCTGCGAAATACGGTGCGCTGTCTCTATCAAGCGGCACCCTGGACGTGTCGTGCAACGCCCACGAGGACGAGGTCGTGGTCAAGTGGACGGAGCGGGGCGGTCCTCCCGTTGTCGCTCCAACAAAGCTCGAAGGCTTTGGAAGCAAGTTGGTGCACCGAAGTATGGCCGCCCAGCTTGGCGGGGCTATAACTTTTGACTGGTCGGAAGAAGGTGTGGTGGTCATCCTGCGCATGAGCAAAGACCGTCTTGCGAATTGA
- a CDS encoding Mrp/NBP35 family ATP-binding protein, with the protein MSVTQQQVLDSLARIKSPRGVALTNANVLSAISAADGKVFFSINVDAAEARAWESVRAEAEAAVRAIPGVTTVMVALTAERKAGAAPPPPPTPSRGTPGVQPVHAHKPPPQGGAQSPMARQSEIPGVAAVIAVASGKGGVGKSTTALNLALGLRDLGLKVGLLDADIYGPSVPRLTGLHEKPELDGERKMIPLRRFGLAIMSIGFLVEEETAMIWRGPMVMSAVTQMLRDVAWGQLDVLVVDMPPGTGDAQLTLAQNVPLKGAVIVSTPQDLSLIDARRGLAMFKKVNVPVLGIVENMSYFQCPQCGTKSDIFGHGGARHEAEKLGVPFLGEIPLHMAIRATSDAGTPVVDSEPDGPHAAIYRAIAGQVRDQLKGVIAAA; encoded by the coding sequence TTGAGCGTGACGCAGCAACAGGTTCTCGACAGCCTCGCCAGGATCAAGTCGCCCCGCGGGGTCGCGCTCACCAATGCCAATGTGCTGAGCGCGATCAGCGCGGCCGATGGCAAGGTGTTCTTCTCGATCAATGTCGATGCCGCCGAGGCGCGAGCCTGGGAATCCGTCCGGGCCGAGGCCGAGGCCGCGGTCCGTGCCATTCCCGGCGTCACCACGGTCATGGTGGCGCTCACGGCCGAGCGCAAGGCCGGCGCGGCACCACCACCGCCGCCAACTCCCAGCCGCGGTACGCCGGGCGTGCAGCCGGTCCACGCCCACAAGCCGCCGCCGCAGGGCGGCGCCCAATCGCCGATGGCGCGGCAGTCCGAGATTCCGGGCGTCGCGGCCGTGATCGCGGTCGCCTCGGGCAAGGGCGGCGTCGGCAAGTCCACCACCGCACTCAATCTTGCGCTGGGCCTGCGCGATCTCGGCCTCAAGGTCGGGCTGCTCGATGCCGACATCTACGGCCCCTCGGTGCCGCGGCTGACGGGCCTTCACGAGAAGCCGGAGCTGGATGGCGAGCGCAAGATGATTCCGCTCAGGCGCTTTGGCCTGGCCATCATGTCGATCGGCTTCCTGGTGGAGGAAGAGACCGCGATGATCTGGCGCGGGCCGATGGTGATGTCTGCGGTGACGCAGATGCTGCGCGACGTCGCATGGGGCCAGCTCGACGTTCTCGTCGTCGACATGCCGCCAGGCACCGGCGATGCCCAGCTCACGCTGGCTCAAAACGTCCCTTTGAAGGGCGCCGTGATTGTCTCGACCCCACAGGACCTGTCGCTGATCGACGCAAGGCGGGGGCTCGCGATGTTCAAGAAGGTCAACGTGCCCGTGCTCGGCATCGTCGAGAACATGAGCTATTTCCAATGTCCGCAATGCGGCACGAAATCCGACATTTTCGGCCATGGGGGCGCGCGCCACGAGGCCGAGAAGCTTGGTGTACCGTTCCTCGGCGAGATCCCCCTGCACATGGCGATTCGCGCCACCTCGGACGCCGGCACGCCCGTGGTGGACAGCGAGCCGGACGGCCCCCATGCGGCGATCTACCGCGCCATTGCGGGACAGGTGCGAGACCAGCTCAAGGGCGTCATCGCCGCGGCCTGA
- a CDS encoding alpha/beta fold hydrolase, giving the protein MRLARRTRSSSVLSDYLTAITRHPGAAAFAAAGTLIAATAIINRRLANKAQRDNPPQGRFIDVEGVRLHYLERGRGKPLVLFHGNGSMIQDFDSSGLIDLAAENYRVMVFDRPGFGHSSRPRHVVWTPEAQADLFKKALDQLGVSQAIVFGHSWGASVAVALATRHPPFVQALVLASGYYFPTPRSDSATSVLSALPVVGDVISSTISPLAGRMMWPAMLRKLFGPRPVPNKFAGFPKEMALRPSQMRAAAAEATMLVPAAFSGSKTYAELKMPTIIIAGQNDRLIDIKQSVRLHGEIKQSKLRRIDGAGHMIHQTATADVMAAIDEAAAEAVLTHGREGPGVSRSNA; this is encoded by the coding sequence ATGCGGCTTGCACGACGAACGCGTTCCAGCTCCGTTCTATCCGATTACCTGACCGCCATCACGCGACATCCGGGCGCCGCCGCGTTTGCTGCTGCAGGTACTCTCATCGCGGCTACCGCAATCATAAATCGGCGGCTCGCGAACAAAGCGCAACGCGATAATCCTCCGCAGGGTCGGTTCATCGACGTCGAGGGGGTTCGCCTGCACTATTTGGAACGCGGCAGGGGCAAGCCGCTGGTTTTGTTTCACGGCAATGGCAGCATGATCCAGGATTTCGACTCGAGTGGATTGATCGATCTCGCAGCCGAGAACTACAGGGTCATGGTGTTCGATCGTCCCGGTTTTGGGCATAGCTCGCGGCCGAGGCACGTCGTCTGGACCCCGGAGGCCCAAGCGGACCTGTTCAAGAAGGCGCTCGACCAGTTGGGCGTCTCTCAAGCGATTGTCTTTGGCCATTCGTGGGGAGCGTCGGTTGCGGTTGCGCTGGCGACAAGACATCCTCCGTTCGTGCAGGCTCTCGTGCTGGCCTCGGGTTATTATTTCCCGACGCCCCGCTCGGACAGCGCTACGTCCGTGCTATCCGCCCTACCGGTGGTCGGCGACGTCATCAGCTCCACGATTTCGCCGTTGGCCGGTCGAATGATGTGGCCCGCGATGTTGCGCAAGCTGTTTGGCCCGCGGCCGGTCCCGAACAAGTTCGCCGGCTTTCCGAAAGAAATGGCGCTCCGCCCATCACAGATGCGGGCCGCAGCGGCCGAAGCGACGATGTTGGTCCCCGCCGCATTCTCAGGTTCGAAGACCTATGCAGAACTCAAGATGCCGACGATCATTATCGCGGGTCAGAACGATCGTCTGATCGATATCAAGCAGTCGGTCAGGCTGCATGGCGAGATCAAGCAGAGCAAATTGCGCCGGATCGACGGCGCGGGACACATGATTCATCAAACCGCAACCGCTGACGTGATGGCGGCCATCGACGAAGCTGCTGCCGAGGCCGTGTTGACTCATGGAAGGGAAGGCCCGGGCGTTTCGCGAAGCAACGCGTAA
- a CDS encoding TRAP transporter large permease subunit, with amino-acid sequence MTAFIVANMAPIMFATLVIVLLLGYPAAFSLGAVGLFFAIIGVELGQFHPDFLQALPERVYGVMNNDTLLAIPFFTFMGLVLERSGMAEDLLDTIGQLFGTIRGGLAYAVVFVGALLAATTGVVAASVISMGLISLPIMLRYGYDRRVATGIIAASGTLAQIIPPSLVLIVMADQLGKSVGDMYEGAFIPGLVLAGLYASYAFLVTMIFPKAAPGLPKEAIGFREESGDRGLRSLGVLFLASCVFGWFMMRNSETHGADFVVLSMFFGILFAFFVAIANWVLDKLTGFRFLSKMAQQTTFVMVPPLFLIFLVLGTIFIGVATPTEGGAMGAAGALILGAAKRRLTWDLVRQATESTAKLSAFVVFILVGARVFSLTFYGVSGHVWVEHLLTSLPGGQVGFLIFVNAFVFVLAFFLDFFELAFIVIPLLGPAAEHLGIDLIWFGVILGVNMQTSFMHPPFGFALFYLRSVAPKERYTDRVTGKRMEPVTTGQIYWGAVPFVVIQMIMVLLVIMFPSMVMHYKGVQSTVDPNSIKIEIPQIDLPPLDFGQPKQ; translated from the coding sequence ATGACCGCGTTTATCGTCGCCAATATGGCGCCAATCATGTTCGCGACGCTGGTGATCGTGCTGCTGCTCGGCTACCCGGCTGCATTTTCGCTCGGCGCCGTCGGCCTGTTCTTCGCGATTATCGGCGTCGAGCTCGGGCAATTCCATCCGGACTTTCTCCAGGCCCTGCCCGAGCGCGTCTATGGCGTGATGAACAACGACACGCTGCTCGCCATTCCCTTCTTCACCTTCATGGGACTGGTGCTCGAACGCTCCGGCATGGCCGAGGATCTGCTCGACACCATCGGCCAGTTGTTCGGCACCATTCGCGGCGGTCTCGCCTACGCGGTGGTGTTCGTCGGCGCCCTGCTTGCGGCGACGACTGGCGTCGTGGCGGCGTCGGTGATCTCGATGGGCCTGATCTCGCTGCCGATCATGCTGCGCTACGGCTACGACCGCCGCGTGGCGACCGGAATCATCGCGGCCTCCGGCACGCTGGCGCAGATCATTCCGCCGTCGCTCGTCCTGATCGTGATGGCCGACCAGCTCGGCAAGTCGGTCGGCGACATGTACGAGGGCGCGTTCATTCCGGGCCTGGTGCTCGCCGGCCTCTATGCGAGTTACGCGTTCCTCGTGACCATGATTTTCCCGAAGGCCGCCCCGGGCCTGCCGAAGGAAGCCATCGGTTTCCGCGAGGAGAGCGGCGACCGCGGCCTCAGATCGCTCGGCGTGCTGTTCCTGGCGAGCTGCGTGTTCGGCTGGTTCATGATGCGGAATTCGGAGACACACGGCGCCGACTTCGTCGTGCTCAGCATGTTCTTCGGCATCCTCTTCGCGTTCTTCGTCGCCATCGCGAACTGGGTCCTCGACAAGCTGACGGGCTTCCGTTTCCTCTCGAAGATGGCGCAACAGACCACCTTCGTCATGGTGCCGCCGCTGTTCCTGATCTTCCTGGTGCTGGGCACGATCTTCATCGGTGTCGCGACGCCCACCGAAGGCGGCGCCATGGGTGCAGCCGGCGCCCTCATTCTCGGAGCCGCGAAGCGGCGCCTGACCTGGGACCTCGTTCGTCAGGCCACCGAATCGACGGCAAAGCTGTCCGCCTTCGTCGTCTTCATCCTGGTCGGCGCGCGCGTGTTCTCGCTCACCTTCTACGGCGTCAGCGGCCACGTCTGGGTCGAGCACCTGCTGACCTCCCTGCCCGGCGGCCAGGTCGGCTTCCTGATCTTCGTCAACGCCTTCGTCTTCGTGCTGGCGTTCTTCCTCGACTTCTTCGAACTCGCTTTCATCGTGATCCCATTGCTCGGGCCCGCGGCGGAGCATCTCGGCATCGACCTGATCTGGTTCGGCGTCATCCTCGGCGTCAACATGCAGACGTCGTTCATGCACCCGCCATTCGGATTTGCGCTGTTCTATTTGCGCTCGGTCGCGCCGAAGGAGCGCTATACCGATCGTGTCACCGGCAAGCGCATGGAGCCGGTCACGACGGGACAGATCTATTGGGGCGCGGTGCCGTTCGTCGTGATCCAGATGATCATGGTGCTGCTCGTGATCATGTTCCCGTCGATGGTGATGCACTACAAGGGCGTGCAGTCCACCGTCGATCCCAACAGCATCAAGATCGAGATTCCCCAGATCGATCTGCCGCCGCTCGACTTCGGCCAGCCGAAGCAATAG
- a CDS encoding M20/M25/M40 family metallo-hydrolase, producing the protein MSRSHPAPSLVGPLIASLWLACAALPAHADSRANVMADVHALAQKEQQPLLDTLRDLVSIESGSKDVEGLNQIAERVAGQLKQLGGTVEILQPTDVYRLDDTPEKIGPAVHAVFKGTGSKKIMLIAHMDTVYLKGMLKDQPFRIDGDKAYGLGIADDKQGVALILHTVALLQKLSFRDYGTLTVLTNGDEEISSPGWRSTITRFAADQDVVFSFEGGGTDGTLRLATSGIGSAYLTVQGKSSHAGSRPEGGVNALYELSHQLLQMKDLSKPEQGLKLNWTVSKAGTNRNVIPAEATAQADARALKVADFDELEKALQEKIKNHLLPDSKVALKFEVRRPPLEANDASRRVAAYGKTIYQELGLPLKVDEKATGGGTDAAFAALKTSGAVVEGMGLSGFGAHSNDAEYVKLDSIVPRLYLTTRMIMDLSTGKLK; encoded by the coding sequence ATGTCTCGATCGCACCCTGCTCCATCGCTCGTTGGTCCGTTGATCGCGTCGCTCTGGCTGGCGTGTGCGGCATTGCCGGCGCATGCGGATTCCCGTGCGAATGTCATGGCCGACGTCCATGCGCTGGCGCAAAAGGAGCAGCAGCCGCTGCTCGATACGCTGCGCGATCTCGTCAGCATCGAATCCGGCAGCAAGGATGTCGAAGGCCTGAACCAGATCGCCGAGCGCGTTGCCGGCCAGCTCAAGCAGCTCGGCGGCACGGTGGAGATCCTGCAACCCACCGACGTCTATCGACTCGACGACACACCCGAGAAGATCGGTCCCGCCGTACACGCCGTATTCAAGGGCACAGGCAGCAAGAAGATCATGCTGATCGCCCACATGGACACGGTGTACCTGAAGGGCATGCTGAAGGATCAACCGTTCCGCATCGACGGCGACAAGGCCTACGGCCTCGGCATTGCCGACGACAAGCAGGGCGTCGCGCTCATTCTCCATACCGTGGCGCTGTTGCAGAAGCTGAGCTTCCGGGATTACGGCACGCTCACGGTGCTCACCAATGGCGACGAGGAGATCTCCTCACCGGGCTGGCGCAGCACCATCACCAGGTTCGCCGCGGATCAGGACGTGGTGTTCTCGTTTGAAGGCGGCGGCACCGACGGCACGCTGCGGCTGGCCACCAGCGGCATCGGCTCGGCCTATCTCACGGTGCAGGGCAAGTCGTCGCATGCAGGCTCGCGGCCCGAGGGCGGCGTCAATGCCCTGTACGAACTCTCCCATCAGCTGCTGCAAATGAAGGACCTGTCCAAACCAGAGCAGGGGCTGAAACTGAACTGGACGGTCTCCAAGGCCGGCACCAACCGCAACGTCATCCCCGCGGAGGCCACGGCCCAGGCCGACGCCCGTGCGCTCAAGGTCGCCGATTTCGACGAGCTGGAGAAGGCGCTGCAGGAGAAGATCAAGAATCACCTGCTGCCCGACTCCAAGGTCGCGCTCAAATTCGAGGTGCGTCGTCCGCCGCTGGAGGCCAACGACGCCTCACGCCGCGTGGCGGCCTACGGCAAGACCATCTATCAGGAGCTCGGATTACCCCTGAAGGTCGACGAGAAGGCGACCGGCGGCGGCACCGACGCCGCGTTTGCCGCGCTCAAGACCAGCGGAGCCGTGGTCGAAGGCATGGGCCTGTCGGGTTTCGGCGCGCATTCCAATGATGCCGAATATGTCAAACTCGACAGCATCGTGCCGCGTCTCTATTTAACCACGCGCATGATCATGGACCTGTCCACCGGCAAGCTGAAATAA
- a CDS encoding response regulator transcription factor → MRLLIVEDNAELSRLVAGGLSAAGYESDIVGSAAEAREAVSSVSYAAMILDLGLPDGDGLSVLRELRRQMEPLPVLVLTARGGLQDRVSGLRSGADDYLAKPFAMEELVARLEAILRRPGQLLGRSLRLANLVYDTESRQIFVDDQPRIISARETSVLEILLRRQGRVVPKKNVEDHIFGLDGEVASNAVEVYVSRLRKQLAEHGAKVVIHTIRGVGYLMAEEK, encoded by the coding sequence ATGCGCCTTTTGATCGTCGAGGACAATGCCGAGCTGTCGCGGCTCGTTGCCGGCGGGCTATCGGCGGCCGGCTATGAGAGCGACATCGTCGGCAGTGCCGCCGAAGCGCGCGAGGCGGTCAGCAGCGTCAGCTATGCCGCGATGATCCTCGACCTCGGCCTGCCCGACGGCGATGGCTTGTCGGTGCTGCGCGAGCTGCGCCGGCAGATGGAGCCATTGCCGGTGCTGGTGCTGACCGCGCGCGGCGGCTTGCAGGATCGCGTTAGCGGCCTGCGCAGCGGCGCCGACGACTATCTCGCAAAACCGTTCGCGATGGAGGAACTGGTGGCGCGGCTGGAGGCGATCCTGCGCCGTCCTGGCCAGCTGCTCGGCCGCTCGCTGCGCCTTGCCAACCTCGTCTATGACACCGAAAGCCGCCAGATCTTCGTCGACGACCAGCCGCGCATCATCTCCGCGCGCGAGACCTCGGTGCTCGAGATCCTGCTGCGCCGGCAGGGGCGGGTGGTGCCGAAGAAGAACGTCGAGGACCACATCTTCGGGCTCGACGGCGAGGTCGCCTCCAACGCGGTCGAGGTCTACGTCTCGCGGCTGCGCAAGCAGCTCGCCGAGCATGGCGCCAAGGTCGTGATCCACACCATCCGCGGCGTCGGCTATCTCATGGCCGAGGAGAAATAG
- a CDS encoding TRAP transporter substrate-binding protein — protein sequence MKRRDFIKVTGLGAAGVATLAAPAIAQTTPEIKWRMPTSWPKSLDTLYGGAEMMAKMVAEATDNKFQIQTFAGGEIVPGLQVLDAVQNGTCEIGHTASYYYFGKDPTFTFGSAVPFGPNMRINQAWYTLGGGRDILNEFYKKYNVVSLLAGNTGCQMGGWFRKEVKTPQDFNGLKFRIGGFAGKVMAKLGAVPQQIAGGDIYPALEKGTIDAAEWVGPYDDEKLGFVKVAPHYYFPGWWEGGPMLLAFVNQDKWNALPKHYQSILEQAGHYANNWMMAKYDQSNPPALRRLLAAGAKLHPFSPEVMQACFKAAKELHTEVSASNADFKKVYESLTAFSNNGYQWFQVAEVGYDNFMARNSQS from the coding sequence ATGAAAAGACGAGACTTTATCAAGGTCACCGGGCTTGGTGCGGCGGGTGTCGCCACGCTAGCCGCTCCAGCGATCGCGCAGACGACGCCCGAGATCAAATGGCGCATGCCGACGAGCTGGCCGAAATCACTCGATACGCTCTATGGCGGCGCCGAGATGATGGCCAAGATGGTCGCGGAAGCGACCGACAACAAATTCCAGATTCAGACATTTGCCGGCGGCGAGATCGTGCCGGGGCTTCAAGTGCTCGATGCCGTGCAGAACGGCACCTGCGAAATCGGCCACACTGCGTCCTACTATTATTTCGGCAAGGACCCGACCTTCACCTTCGGCTCGGCCGTGCCGTTCGGACCGAACATGCGCATCAACCAAGCCTGGTACACGCTCGGCGGTGGCAGGGACATCCTCAACGAGTTCTACAAGAAGTACAACGTCGTCTCGCTGCTTGCCGGCAACACCGGCTGTCAGATGGGTGGCTGGTTCCGCAAGGAGGTCAAGACGCCCCAGGACTTCAACGGGTTGAAGTTCCGCATCGGCGGCTTCGCCGGAAAGGTGATGGCCAAGCTCGGCGCGGTGCCGCAGCAGATCGCGGGTGGCGACATCTATCCGGCGCTGGAGAAGGGCACCATCGACGCCGCCGAATGGGTCGGACCGTATGACGACGAGAAGCTCGGCTTCGTCAAGGTCGCGCCGCATTATTACTTCCCGGGCTGGTGGGAAGGCGGGCCCATGCTTCTCGCCTTCGTCAACCAGGACAAGTGGAATGCGCTGCCGAAGCACTATCAGAGCATCCTCGAGCAGGCGGGGCACTACGCCAACAACTGGATGATGGCGAAGTATGACCAGTCTAATCCGCCAGCGTTGCGGCGTCTGCTCGCCGCCGGAGCCAAGCTGCATCCGTTCTCGCCAGAGGTCATGCAAGCCTGCTTCAAGGCGGCAAAGGAGCTGCACACCGAAGTCTCGGCCAGCAACGCGGACTTCAAGAAGGTCTACGAATCGCTGACCGCGTTCTCGAACAACGGATATCAGTGGTTCCAGGTCGCCGAAGTCGGCTATGACAACTTCATGGCGCGCAACTCGCAGAGCTGA
- a CDS encoding TRAP transporter substrate-binding protein, with protein sequence MKRRDFLKVSAAGAAATAAVASPAIAQSSPEIKWRLTSSFPKSLDTIYGGAEQMAKYVAEMTDNKFQIQVFQAGEIVPGLQALDATQKGTVEMCHTVSYYYVGKDPTFAIFASVPFGLNARQQNSWLYQGGGNELANEFFKKSSVVGFPCGNTGTQMGGWFRKEIKTVADLSGLKMRIGGIAGQVLQKVGVVPQQLAGGDIYPSLEKGTIDAAEWVGPYDDEKLGFAKVAKYYYYPGFWEGGPTVHAFANIDKWNELPKNYQAILTNATVNTNTWMAARYDMVNPGALKRLVAGGTQLRPFTNEVLEACLKATNELWGEISAKNPDFKKSIDAMQAYRSDEYLWWQVAEYTYDSFMIRSRTRG encoded by the coding sequence ATGAAGCGTCGTGATTTTCTGAAAGTGTCGGCAGCAGGCGCGGCGGCGACCGCCGCGGTGGCCTCGCCGGCGATCGCGCAGTCCTCGCCCGAGATCAAGTGGCGCCTGACGTCGAGCTTCCCGAAGTCGCTTGACACCATCTATGGCGGTGCCGAGCAGATGGCGAAGTACGTCGCCGAGATGACCGACAACAAGTTTCAGATCCAGGTCTTCCAGGCGGGTGAAATCGTCCCGGGCCTGCAGGCGCTGGATGCGACGCAGAAGGGCACCGTCGAGATGTGCCACACGGTGTCGTATTACTACGTCGGCAAGGACCCGACCTTCGCGATCTTCGCGTCGGTGCCTTTCGGCCTGAACGCACGCCAGCAGAATTCCTGGCTGTACCAGGGCGGCGGCAACGAGCTCGCCAACGAGTTCTTCAAGAAGTCGAGCGTGGTGGGCTTCCCATGCGGCAACACCGGCACCCAGATGGGCGGCTGGTTCCGCAAGGAGATCAAGACCGTTGCCGACCTCTCGGGCCTCAAGATGCGCATCGGAGGCATCGCCGGCCAGGTGCTCCAGAAGGTCGGCGTGGTGCCGCAGCAGCTCGCCGGCGGCGACATCTATCCGTCGCTCGAGAAGGGCACCATCGACGCGGCCGAATGGGTCGGTCCCTACGACGACGAGAAGCTCGGCTTCGCCAAGGTCGCGAAGTACTACTACTACCCCGGTTTCTGGGAAGGCGGTCCGACCGTTCACGCCTTCGCCAACATCGACAAGTGGAACGAGCTGCCGAAGAACTACCAGGCGATCCTCACCAACGCGACCGTCAACACCAACACCTGGATGGCCGCGCGCTACGACATGGTGAACCCCGGCGCCCTGAAGCGTCTGGTCGCCGGCGGAACGCAGCTTCGCCCGTTCACCAATGAGGTTCTGGAAGCCTGTCTCAAGGCGACCAACGAATTGTGGGGCGAGATCTCAGCCAAGAATCCCGACTTCAAGAAGTCGATCGACGCCATGCAGGCCTACCGCTCCGACGAATATCTGTGGTGGCAGGTTGCCGAGTACACCTACGACAGCTTCATGATCCGCTCGCGCACCCGCGGCTGA